A portion of the Aphelocoma coerulescens isolate FSJ_1873_10779 chromosome 1, UR_Acoe_1.0, whole genome shotgun sequence genome contains these proteins:
- the IFT88 gene encoding intraflagellar transport protein 88 homolog isoform X3 produces the protein MMQNVHLAPENNEDDLYSGYNDYNPMFDTEDLENDVAFQQAARTSHGRRPPVTAKIPGTSSPRPLATGFGSKATLPSSMGRPMTGSIQDGVSRPMTAVQAAGYTKAAVRGSSFDPLGQARGPASPLEKKTSDSSEEKMRQLEKKVNELVEESCVANSCGDLKSALEKAKEAGRQERELLRQREQIAPPESINLDLTYTVLLNLASQYVANEMYAEALTTYQVIVKNKMFSSGGILKVNMGNIYLKQRNYSKAIKFYRMALDQITSSHKQMRIKIMENIGVAFIKTGQYFDAISSFEEIMSLSPNLKAGFNLILCYFAIGNGEQMKKAFKNLIEVPLEVDYEDKYILLNDDLQTNLLIEAIKNDSLSQIIRERKLLAEEYIMTAAKLIAPAIETSFAVGYDWCVDVVKASHYVELANDLEINKATTYLRQHNFNQALETLKMFEKKDSRVKSAAATNLSFLYYLGNELEQATNYADLAVNSDRYNPAALTNKGNTVFANGDCEKAAEFYKEALRNDSLCTEALYNLGLAYKKLNRIDEALDCFLKLHAILPNSAQVLYQLASIYQIMEDPNQAIEWLLQLISVVPTDPHVLSKLGSLYDTEGDKSQAFHYYCESYRYFPSNIEVIEWLGAYYIDTQFCEKAIEYFERAALILPTQVKWQLMVASCYRRSGNYQKALEKYKVIHRKFPENVECLRFLVRLCTDMGLKEVQEYITKLKKAEKLKEIREQRIKSGRDGSARSRKEGSGADIFLPLLNSMGS, from the exons GATTTAGAAAATGATGTAGCTTTTCAACAGGCAGCAAGAACAAGTCATGGAAGAAGACCCCCT GTGACAGCCAAAATTCCTGGCACATCAAGTCCAAGACCTCTAGCAACTGGATTTGGG TCAAAGGCAACTTTACCTTCATCTATGGGAAGACCCATGACAGGAAGTATACAG GATGGGGTTTCTCGACCAATGACAGCAGTGCAAGCTGCAGGTTACACTAAGGCAGCTGTGAGAG GTTCTTCATTTGATCCTCTTGGCCAAGCAAGAGGTCCTGCTTCAcctctggaaaagaaaacttcAGACAG ttcaGAAGAGAAGATGAGgcagttggaaaaaaaagtgaatgaaCTGGTTGAAGAAAGCTGTGTTGCCAATAGCTGTGGAGACTTGAAATCG GCTCTGGAGAAAGCAAAGGAGGCTGGAAGACAGGAAAGAGAATTGTTGAGACAACGTGAACAAATTGCTCCTCCAGAAAGTATCAACTTAGACCTTACTTACACA GTTCTTCTCAATCTGGCCAGTCAGTATGTTGCTAATGAAATGTATGCTGAAGCACTGACTACTTACCAAGTTATAGTGAAGAACAAGATGTTCAGCAGTGGAG GTATACTGAAGGTAAATATgggaaatatatatttaaaacaacGGAACTATTCCAAAGCTATCAAATTCTACCGTATGGCTCTAGACCAAATTACTAGTTCACACAAACAGATGAG gataaaaataatggaaaatattGGAGTTGCATTTATTAAAACTGGCCAATACTTTGATGCCATTTCTTCATTTGAGGAAATAATGAGCCTATCTCCAAACCTGAAGGCAGGCTTCAACCTGATCCTATGTTATTTTGCTATTGGAAATGGTGAGCAAATGAAGAAAGCCTTCAAAAACCTGATCGAAGTTCCCTTGGAAGTGGATTATGAagacaaatacattttattaaat GATGATCTACAAACGAATCTACTGATTGAAGCCATTAAAAATGACAGTTTAAGTCAAATAATACGTGAGAG gaaattGTTGGCAGAGGAATACATCATGACAGCTGCTAAACTCATTGCACCGGCAATCGAGACATCTTTTGCAGTAGGCTATGACTG GTGTGTTGACGTGGTGAAAGCTTCCCACTATGTGGAGTTAGCCAATGATctagaaataaataaagccaCTACTTACTTGAGGCAACATAATTTTAACCAG GCACTGGAGACTttgaaaatgtttgaaaaaaaagataGCAGAGTAAAGAGTGCAGCTGCAACAAACCTTTCATTCCTTTATTATTTG GGGAATGAATTGGAACAAGCAACTAACTATGCAGATTTAGCTGTAAATTCTGATAGGTACAATCCAGCAGCTTTAACTAACAAAGGAAATACTGTTTTTGCAAATGGAGACtgtgaaaaagcagctgaatttTATAAGGAAGCTCTCAGGAATGATTCCTTATGCACTGAAGCACTTTATAATCTTG GTTTAGCATACAAGAAGTTAAACAGGATAGATGAAGCTTTGGATTGTTTTCTGAAACTCCATGCAATCCTTCCAAATAGTGCTCAAGTCCTTTACCAGCTGGCAAGCAT ATACCAGATCATGGAAGATCCCAATCAAGCCATAGAGTGGCTCCTGCAGTTGATCAGTGTAGTACCAACTGATCCACATGTACTTTCAAAGCTAGGGAGTTTATATGATACGGAAGGTGATAAATCCCAAGCTTTTCATTATTACTGTGAG TCATACCGGTATTTCCCTTCAAACATTGAGGTCATTGAGTGGCTTGGAGCATATTACATTGACACCCAGTTCTGTGAAAAAGCCATTGAGTACTTTGAAAGAGCAGCACTTATCCT GCCAACACAAGTGAAGTGGCAGCTGATGGTTGCCAGTTGCTACAGGAGAAGCG gTAACTACCAGAAAGCTCTGGAGAAATACAAAGTCATTCACAGAAAATTCCCAGAGAATGTTGAAT GCCTCCGATTTTTAGTTCGTCTCTGCACAGACATGGGGCTGAAAGAAGTCCAGGAATATATAACAAAGcttaagaaagcagaaaaattaaaagaaataagagAGCAG CGCATTAAGTCTGGCAGAGATGGCAGCGCACGTAGCCGCAAAGAAGGAAGCGGTG CAGATATTTTCCTACCCTTATTGAATTCTATGGGGTCATGA
- the IFT88 gene encoding intraflagellar transport protein 88 homolog isoform X4, with product MGRPMTGSIQDGVSRPMTAVQAAGYTKAAVRGSSFDPLGQARGPASPLEKKTSDSSEEKMRQLEKKVNELVEESCVANSCGDLKSALEKAKEAGRQERELLRQREQIAPPESINLDLTYTVLLNLASQYVANEMYAEALTTYQVIVKNKMFSSGGILKVNMGNIYLKQRNYSKAIKFYRMALDQITSSHKQMRIKIMENIGVAFIKTGQYFDAISSFEEIMSLSPNLKAGFNLILCYFAIGNGEQMKKAFKNLIEVPLEVDYEDKYILLNDDLQTNLLIEAIKNDSLSQIIRERKLLAEEYIMTAAKLIAPAIETSFAVGYDWCVDVVKASHYVELANDLEINKATTYLRQHNFNQALETLKMFEKKDSRVKSAAATNLSFLYYLGNELEQATNYADLAVNSDRYNPAALTNKGNTVFANGDCEKAAEFYKEALRNDSLCTEALYNLGLAYKKLNRIDEALDCFLKLHAILPNSAQVLYQLASIYQIMEDPNQAIEWLLQLISVVPTDPHVLSKLGSLYDTEGDKSQAFHYYCESYRYFPSNIEVIEWLGAYYIDTQFCEKAIEYFERAALILPTQVKWQLMVASCYRRSGNYQKALEKYKVIHRKFPENVECLRFLVRLCTDMGLKEVQEYITKLKKAEKLKEIREQRIKSGRDGSARSRKEGSGDSGGTKGERLSAKLKALPATSEPYESSNSKEIDASYADPLGPQPERPKTAARKRTEEDDFADEELGEDLLPE from the exons ATGGGAAGACCCATGACAGGAAGTATACAG GATGGGGTTTCTCGACCAATGACAGCAGTGCAAGCTGCAGGTTACACTAAGGCAGCTGTGAGAG GTTCTTCATTTGATCCTCTTGGCCAAGCAAGAGGTCCTGCTTCAcctctggaaaagaaaacttcAGACAG ttcaGAAGAGAAGATGAGgcagttggaaaaaaaagtgaatgaaCTGGTTGAAGAAAGCTGTGTTGCCAATAGCTGTGGAGACTTGAAATCG GCTCTGGAGAAAGCAAAGGAGGCTGGAAGACAGGAAAGAGAATTGTTGAGACAACGTGAACAAATTGCTCCTCCAGAAAGTATCAACTTAGACCTTACTTACACA GTTCTTCTCAATCTGGCCAGTCAGTATGTTGCTAATGAAATGTATGCTGAAGCACTGACTACTTACCAAGTTATAGTGAAGAACAAGATGTTCAGCAGTGGAG GTATACTGAAGGTAAATATgggaaatatatatttaaaacaacGGAACTATTCCAAAGCTATCAAATTCTACCGTATGGCTCTAGACCAAATTACTAGTTCACACAAACAGATGAG gataaaaataatggaaaatattGGAGTTGCATTTATTAAAACTGGCCAATACTTTGATGCCATTTCTTCATTTGAGGAAATAATGAGCCTATCTCCAAACCTGAAGGCAGGCTTCAACCTGATCCTATGTTATTTTGCTATTGGAAATGGTGAGCAAATGAAGAAAGCCTTCAAAAACCTGATCGAAGTTCCCTTGGAAGTGGATTATGAagacaaatacattttattaaat GATGATCTACAAACGAATCTACTGATTGAAGCCATTAAAAATGACAGTTTAAGTCAAATAATACGTGAGAG gaaattGTTGGCAGAGGAATACATCATGACAGCTGCTAAACTCATTGCACCGGCAATCGAGACATCTTTTGCAGTAGGCTATGACTG GTGTGTTGACGTGGTGAAAGCTTCCCACTATGTGGAGTTAGCCAATGATctagaaataaataaagccaCTACTTACTTGAGGCAACATAATTTTAACCAG GCACTGGAGACTttgaaaatgtttgaaaaaaaagataGCAGAGTAAAGAGTGCAGCTGCAACAAACCTTTCATTCCTTTATTATTTG GGGAATGAATTGGAACAAGCAACTAACTATGCAGATTTAGCTGTAAATTCTGATAGGTACAATCCAGCAGCTTTAACTAACAAAGGAAATACTGTTTTTGCAAATGGAGACtgtgaaaaagcagctgaatttTATAAGGAAGCTCTCAGGAATGATTCCTTATGCACTGAAGCACTTTATAATCTTG GTTTAGCATACAAGAAGTTAAACAGGATAGATGAAGCTTTGGATTGTTTTCTGAAACTCCATGCAATCCTTCCAAATAGTGCTCAAGTCCTTTACCAGCTGGCAAGCAT ATACCAGATCATGGAAGATCCCAATCAAGCCATAGAGTGGCTCCTGCAGTTGATCAGTGTAGTACCAACTGATCCACATGTACTTTCAAAGCTAGGGAGTTTATATGATACGGAAGGTGATAAATCCCAAGCTTTTCATTATTACTGTGAG TCATACCGGTATTTCCCTTCAAACATTGAGGTCATTGAGTGGCTTGGAGCATATTACATTGACACCCAGTTCTGTGAAAAAGCCATTGAGTACTTTGAAAGAGCAGCACTTATCCT GCCAACACAAGTGAAGTGGCAGCTGATGGTTGCCAGTTGCTACAGGAGAAGCG gTAACTACCAGAAAGCTCTGGAGAAATACAAAGTCATTCACAGAAAATTCCCAGAGAATGTTGAAT GCCTCCGATTTTTAGTTCGTCTCTGCACAGACATGGGGCTGAAAGAAGTCCAGGAATATATAACAAAGcttaagaaagcagaaaaattaaaagaaataagagAGCAG CGCATTAAGTCTGGCAGAGATGGCAGCGCACGTAGCCGCAAAGAAGGAAGCGGTG